From a single Columba livia isolate bColLiv1 breed racing homer chromosome 19, bColLiv1.pat.W.v2, whole genome shotgun sequence genomic region:
- the SLC2A8 gene encoding solute carrier family 2, facilitated glucose transporter member 8 isoform X6 yields the protein MLCSVPYVLGYIVIISAHNVWMLYFGRMLTGLASGVTSLVVPVYISEVSHPKVRGMLGSCVQLMVVTGILGAYVAGITLKWRWLAVLCSFPSCIMLLFMSFMPETPRFLLNRNKRAEAVAALCFLRGPHADHEWECQQVEASVQEEGLNLSEFKNPSIYRPLLIGVALMFFQQITGINAVMFYAETIFEEANFKDSRMASVVVSSIQVCFTAVAALIIDKTGRKVLLYISGLIMALSTALFGLYFKMALPNGNNSSNSDVWFTLNSASPGTESSISWLAVVSLGLFVAGFALGWGPVPWLLISEIFPLKARGISSGACVLTNWGMAFLVTKEFHDLIGFLTSCGTFWLFSAFCCLNVIFTAFYVPETKGQTLEQIEAYFGRI from the exons ATGCTGTGCTCAGTACCATATGTTCTTGGATATATAGTTATTATATCTGCTCATAATGTTTGGATGCTTTATTTTGGACGAATGCTGACAGGCTTGGCCAGTGGAGTTACTTCACTTGTTGTTCCA GTGTATATATCTGAAGTATCTCATCCTAAAGTCCGTGGTATGCTTGGCTCTTGTGTTCAGTTGATGGTGGTGACGGGAATACTGGGAGCCTACGTTGCAG GAATAACACTAAAATGGCGCTGGCTGGCAGTGTTGTGTTCTTTCCCATCCTGCATAATGCTATTGTTCATGTCCTTCATGCCTGAAACACCGAGATTTCTGCTGAATCGGAACAAACGCGCAGAAGCCGTAGCTGCTTTGTGCTTCCTGCGGGGACCGCACGCAGACCATGAATGGGAATGTCAGCAGGTTGAAGCCAGCGTTCAGGAGGAG GGACTGAATCTTTCTGAATTTAAGAACCCCTCAATCTACAGGCCACTTCTTATTGGTGTTGCTCTAATGTTCTTCCAGCAAATAACAGGCATTAATGCCGTTATGTTCTATGCAGAAACTATCTTTGAAGAGGCAAACTTCAAG GACAGCAGAATGGCTTCTGTTGTTGTGAGTTCCATACAAGTGTGTTTCACTGCTGTGGCTGCACTTATCATAGATAAAACTGGACGAAAAGTGCTGCTTTACATATCTG GGCTAATCATGGCTCTCAGTACTGCATTGTTTGGACTTTACTTTAAAATGGCCCTTCCAAATGGAAACAACTCATCAAACTCTGATGTATGGTTCACACTAAATTCAGCATCACCAGGAACAGAAAGCAGCATATCCTGGCTTGCAGTAGTGAGCCTAGGGCTCTTTGTTGCTG GTTTTGCCCTTGGCTGGGGTCCTGTTCCCTGGCTGTTGATATCCGAAATCTTCCCACTTAAAGCTAGAGGCATATCAAGTGGTGCTTGTGTGTTAACAAACTGGGGTATGGCCTTCTTGGTAACCAAAGAATTTCATGATCTCATA GGCTTCTTAACGTCCTGTGGCACATTCTGGCTCttctctgccttctgctgcctcAACGTaatttttacagctttttatGTTCCTGAAACGAAAGGACAGACCCTGGAACAAATTGAGGCGTACTTCGGGAGAATTTAA
- the SLC2A8 gene encoding solute carrier family 2, facilitated glucose transporter member 8 isoform X3 yields the protein MAAEESRSLLGHSASDSGARVRDTKLYLAAFAALLGPLSFGFALGCSSPVIAELGKIGDPDLRLDGDRASWFGVYISEVSHPKVRGMLGSCVQLMVVTGILGAYVAGITLKWRWLAVLCSFPSCIMLLFMSFMPETPRFLLNRNKRAEAVAALCFLRGPHADHEWECQQVEASVQEEGLNLSEFKNPSIYRPLLIGVALMFFQQITGINAVMFYAETIFEEANFKDSRMASVVVSSIQVCFTAVAALIIDKTGRKVLLYISGLIMALSTALFGLYFKMALPNGNNSSNSDVWFTLNSASPGTESSISWLAVVSLGLFVAGFALGWGPVPWLLISEIFPLKARGISSGACVLTNWGMAFLVTKEFHDLIGFLTSCGTFWLFSAFCCLNVIFTAFYVPETKGQTLEQIEAYFGRI from the exons ATGGCTGCGGAGGAGTCTCGGTCCCTGCTGGGCCACTCCGCCTCGGACTCCGGCGCCAG AGTGCGGGACACGAAGCTGTACCTGGCCGCGTTTGCCGCCCTCCTGGGACCGCTGAGCTTCGGGTTCGCgctgggctgcagctccccCGTGATTGCGGAGCTGGGCAAGATCGGCGACCCTGACCTGAGACTGGACGGCGATCGAGCCTCGTGGTTCGGG GTGTATATATCTGAAGTATCTCATCCTAAAGTCCGTGGTATGCTTGGCTCTTGTGTTCAGTTGATGGTGGTGACGGGAATACTGGGAGCCTACGTTGCAG GAATAACACTAAAATGGCGCTGGCTGGCAGTGTTGTGTTCTTTCCCATCCTGCATAATGCTATTGTTCATGTCCTTCATGCCTGAAACACCGAGATTTCTGCTGAATCGGAACAAACGCGCAGAAGCCGTAGCTGCTTTGTGCTTCCTGCGGGGACCGCACGCAGACCATGAATGGGAATGTCAGCAGGTTGAAGCCAGCGTTCAGGAGGAG GGACTGAATCTTTCTGAATTTAAGAACCCCTCAATCTACAGGCCACTTCTTATTGGTGTTGCTCTAATGTTCTTCCAGCAAATAACAGGCATTAATGCCGTTATGTTCTATGCAGAAACTATCTTTGAAGAGGCAAACTTCAAG GACAGCAGAATGGCTTCTGTTGTTGTGAGTTCCATACAAGTGTGTTTCACTGCTGTGGCTGCACTTATCATAGATAAAACTGGACGAAAAGTGCTGCTTTACATATCTG GGCTAATCATGGCTCTCAGTACTGCATTGTTTGGACTTTACTTTAAAATGGCCCTTCCAAATGGAAACAACTCATCAAACTCTGATGTATGGTTCACACTAAATTCAGCATCACCAGGAACAGAAAGCAGCATATCCTGGCTTGCAGTAGTGAGCCTAGGGCTCTTTGTTGCTG GTTTTGCCCTTGGCTGGGGTCCTGTTCCCTGGCTGTTGATATCCGAAATCTTCCCACTTAAAGCTAGAGGCATATCAAGTGGTGCTTGTGTGTTAACAAACTGGGGTATGGCCTTCTTGGTAACCAAAGAATTTCATGATCTCATA GGCTTCTTAACGTCCTGTGGCACATTCTGGCTCttctctgccttctgctgcctcAACGTaatttttacagctttttatGTTCCTGAAACGAAAGGACAGACCCTGGAACAAATTGAGGCGTACTTCGGGAGAATTTAA
- the SLC2A8 gene encoding solute carrier family 2, facilitated glucose transporter member 8 isoform X1, producing the protein MAAEESRSLLGHSASDSGARVRDTKLYLAAFAALLGPLSFGFALGCSSPVIAELGKIGDPDLRLDGDRASWFGSVVTLGAAVGGVLGGYLVDKIGRKLSLMLCSVPYVLGYIVIISAHNVWMLYFGRMLTGLASGVTSLVVPVYISEVSHPKVRGMLGSCVQLMVVTGILGAYVAGITLKWRWLAVLCSFPSCIMLLFMSFMPETPRFLLNRNKRAEAVAALCFLRGPHADHEWECQQVEASVQEEGLNLSEFKNPSIYRPLLIGVALMFFQQITGINAVMFYAETIFEEANFKDSRMASVVVSSIQVCFTAVAALIIDKTGRKVLLYISGLIMALSTALFGLYFKMALPNGNNSSNSDVWFTLNSASPGTESSISWLAVVSLGLFVAGFALGWGPVPWLLISEIFPLKARGISSGACVLTNWGMAFLVTKEFHDLIGFLTSCGTFWLFSAFCCLNVIFTAFYVPETKGQTLEQIEAYFGRI; encoded by the exons ATGGCTGCGGAGGAGTCTCGGTCCCTGCTGGGCCACTCCGCCTCGGACTCCGGCGCCAG AGTGCGGGACACGAAGCTGTACCTGGCCGCGTTTGCCGCCCTCCTGGGACCGCTGAGCTTCGGGTTCGCgctgggctgcagctccccCGTGATTGCGGAGCTGGGCAAGATCGGCGACCCTGACCTGAGACTGGACGGCGATCGAGCCTCGTGGTTCGGG TCAGTAGTAACGTTAGGAGCTGCTGTCGGAGGAGTACTAGGAGGCTATCTTGTGGATAAAATTGGGAGAAAGCTGAGTCTCATGCTGTGCTCAGTACCATATGTTCTTGGATATATAGTTATTATATCTGCTCATAATGTTTGGATGCTTTATTTTGGACGAATGCTGACAGGCTTGGCCAGTGGAGTTACTTCACTTGTTGTTCCA GTGTATATATCTGAAGTATCTCATCCTAAAGTCCGTGGTATGCTTGGCTCTTGTGTTCAGTTGATGGTGGTGACGGGAATACTGGGAGCCTACGTTGCAG GAATAACACTAAAATGGCGCTGGCTGGCAGTGTTGTGTTCTTTCCCATCCTGCATAATGCTATTGTTCATGTCCTTCATGCCTGAAACACCGAGATTTCTGCTGAATCGGAACAAACGCGCAGAAGCCGTAGCTGCTTTGTGCTTCCTGCGGGGACCGCACGCAGACCATGAATGGGAATGTCAGCAGGTTGAAGCCAGCGTTCAGGAGGAG GGACTGAATCTTTCTGAATTTAAGAACCCCTCAATCTACAGGCCACTTCTTATTGGTGTTGCTCTAATGTTCTTCCAGCAAATAACAGGCATTAATGCCGTTATGTTCTATGCAGAAACTATCTTTGAAGAGGCAAACTTCAAG GACAGCAGAATGGCTTCTGTTGTTGTGAGTTCCATACAAGTGTGTTTCACTGCTGTGGCTGCACTTATCATAGATAAAACTGGACGAAAAGTGCTGCTTTACATATCTG GGCTAATCATGGCTCTCAGTACTGCATTGTTTGGACTTTACTTTAAAATGGCCCTTCCAAATGGAAACAACTCATCAAACTCTGATGTATGGTTCACACTAAATTCAGCATCACCAGGAACAGAAAGCAGCATATCCTGGCTTGCAGTAGTGAGCCTAGGGCTCTTTGTTGCTG GTTTTGCCCTTGGCTGGGGTCCTGTTCCCTGGCTGTTGATATCCGAAATCTTCCCACTTAAAGCTAGAGGCATATCAAGTGGTGCTTGTGTGTTAACAAACTGGGGTATGGCCTTCTTGGTAACCAAAGAATTTCATGATCTCATA GGCTTCTTAACGTCCTGTGGCACATTCTGGCTCttctctgccttctgctgcctcAACGTaatttttacagctttttatGTTCCTGAAACGAAAGGACAGACCCTGGAACAAATTGAGGCGTACTTCGGGAGAATTTAA
- the SLC2A8 gene encoding solute carrier family 2, facilitated glucose transporter member 8 isoform X2, producing MAAEESRSLLGHSASDSGARVRDTKLYLAAFAALLGPLSFGFALGCSSPVIAELGKIGDPDLRLDGDRASWFGSVVTLGAAVGGVLGGYLVDKIGRKLSLMLCSVPYVLGYIVIISAHNVWMLYFGRMLTGLASGVTSLVVPVYISEVSHPKVRGMLGSCVQLMVVTGILGAYVAGITLKWRWLAVLCSFPSCIMLLFMSFMPETPRFLLNRNKRAEAVAALCFLRGPHADHEWECQQVEASVQEEGLNLSEFKNPSIYRPLLIGVALMFFQQITGINAVMFYAETIFEEANFKDSRMASVVVSSIQVCFTAVAALIIDKTGRKVLLYISGLIMALSTALFGLYFKMALPNGNNSSNSDVWFTLNSASPGTESSISWLAVVSLGLFVAGLLNVLWHILALLCLLLPQRNFYSFLCS from the exons ATGGCTGCGGAGGAGTCTCGGTCCCTGCTGGGCCACTCCGCCTCGGACTCCGGCGCCAG AGTGCGGGACACGAAGCTGTACCTGGCCGCGTTTGCCGCCCTCCTGGGACCGCTGAGCTTCGGGTTCGCgctgggctgcagctccccCGTGATTGCGGAGCTGGGCAAGATCGGCGACCCTGACCTGAGACTGGACGGCGATCGAGCCTCGTGGTTCGGG TCAGTAGTAACGTTAGGAGCTGCTGTCGGAGGAGTACTAGGAGGCTATCTTGTGGATAAAATTGGGAGAAAGCTGAGTCTCATGCTGTGCTCAGTACCATATGTTCTTGGATATATAGTTATTATATCTGCTCATAATGTTTGGATGCTTTATTTTGGACGAATGCTGACAGGCTTGGCCAGTGGAGTTACTTCACTTGTTGTTCCA GTGTATATATCTGAAGTATCTCATCCTAAAGTCCGTGGTATGCTTGGCTCTTGTGTTCAGTTGATGGTGGTGACGGGAATACTGGGAGCCTACGTTGCAG GAATAACACTAAAATGGCGCTGGCTGGCAGTGTTGTGTTCTTTCCCATCCTGCATAATGCTATTGTTCATGTCCTTCATGCCTGAAACACCGAGATTTCTGCTGAATCGGAACAAACGCGCAGAAGCCGTAGCTGCTTTGTGCTTCCTGCGGGGACCGCACGCAGACCATGAATGGGAATGTCAGCAGGTTGAAGCCAGCGTTCAGGAGGAG GGACTGAATCTTTCTGAATTTAAGAACCCCTCAATCTACAGGCCACTTCTTATTGGTGTTGCTCTAATGTTCTTCCAGCAAATAACAGGCATTAATGCCGTTATGTTCTATGCAGAAACTATCTTTGAAGAGGCAAACTTCAAG GACAGCAGAATGGCTTCTGTTGTTGTGAGTTCCATACAAGTGTGTTTCACTGCTGTGGCTGCACTTATCATAGATAAAACTGGACGAAAAGTGCTGCTTTACATATCTG GGCTAATCATGGCTCTCAGTACTGCATTGTTTGGACTTTACTTTAAAATGGCCCTTCCAAATGGAAACAACTCATCAAACTCTGATGTATGGTTCACACTAAATTCAGCATCACCAGGAACAGAAAGCAGCATATCCTGGCTTGCAGTAGTGAGCCTAGGGCTCTTTGTTGCTG GGCTTCTTAACGTCCTGTGGCACATTCTGGCTCttctctgccttctgctgcctcAACGTaatttttacagctttttatGTTCCTGA
- the SLC2A8 gene encoding solute carrier family 2, facilitated glucose transporter member 8 isoform X5: MAAEESRSLLGHSASDSGARVRDTKLYLAAFAALLGPLSFGFALGCSSPVIAELGKIGDPDLRLDGDRASWFGSVVTLGAAVGGVLGGYLVDKIGRKLSLMLCSVPYVLGYIVIISAHNVWMLYFGRMLTGLASGVTSLVVPVYISEVSHPKVRGMLGSCVQLMVVTGILGAYVAGITLKWRWLAVLCSFPSCIMLLFMSFMPETPRFLLNRNKRAEAVAALCFLRGPHADHEWECQQVEASVQEEGLNLSEFKNPSIYRPLLIGVALMFFQQITGINAVMFYAETIFEEANFKDSRMASVVVSSIQVCFTAVAALIIDKTGRKVLLYISGLIMALSTALFGLYFKMALPNGNNSSNSDVWFTLNSASPGTESSISWLAVVSLGLFVADTSVYNTKVD, translated from the exons ATGGCTGCGGAGGAGTCTCGGTCCCTGCTGGGCCACTCCGCCTCGGACTCCGGCGCCAG AGTGCGGGACACGAAGCTGTACCTGGCCGCGTTTGCCGCCCTCCTGGGACCGCTGAGCTTCGGGTTCGCgctgggctgcagctccccCGTGATTGCGGAGCTGGGCAAGATCGGCGACCCTGACCTGAGACTGGACGGCGATCGAGCCTCGTGGTTCGGG TCAGTAGTAACGTTAGGAGCTGCTGTCGGAGGAGTACTAGGAGGCTATCTTGTGGATAAAATTGGGAGAAAGCTGAGTCTCATGCTGTGCTCAGTACCATATGTTCTTGGATATATAGTTATTATATCTGCTCATAATGTTTGGATGCTTTATTTTGGACGAATGCTGACAGGCTTGGCCAGTGGAGTTACTTCACTTGTTGTTCCA GTGTATATATCTGAAGTATCTCATCCTAAAGTCCGTGGTATGCTTGGCTCTTGTGTTCAGTTGATGGTGGTGACGGGAATACTGGGAGCCTACGTTGCAG GAATAACACTAAAATGGCGCTGGCTGGCAGTGTTGTGTTCTTTCCCATCCTGCATAATGCTATTGTTCATGTCCTTCATGCCTGAAACACCGAGATTTCTGCTGAATCGGAACAAACGCGCAGAAGCCGTAGCTGCTTTGTGCTTCCTGCGGGGACCGCACGCAGACCATGAATGGGAATGTCAGCAGGTTGAAGCCAGCGTTCAGGAGGAG GGACTGAATCTTTCTGAATTTAAGAACCCCTCAATCTACAGGCCACTTCTTATTGGTGTTGCTCTAATGTTCTTCCAGCAAATAACAGGCATTAATGCCGTTATGTTCTATGCAGAAACTATCTTTGAAGAGGCAAACTTCAAG GACAGCAGAATGGCTTCTGTTGTTGTGAGTTCCATACAAGTGTGTTTCACTGCTGTGGCTGCACTTATCATAGATAAAACTGGACGAAAAGTGCTGCTTTACATATCTG GGCTAATCATGGCTCTCAGTACTGCATTGTTTGGACTTTACTTTAAAATGGCCCTTCCAAATGGAAACAACTCATCAAACTCTGATGTATGGTTCACACTAAATTCAGCATCACCAGGAACAGAAAGCAGCATATCCTGGCTTGCAGTAGTGAGCCTAGGGCTCTTTGTTGCTG ACACCTCAGTGTATAACACAAAGGTGGACTGA
- the SLC2A8 gene encoding solute carrier family 2, facilitated glucose transporter member 8 isoform X4, with protein MAAEESRSLLGHSASDSGARVRDTKLYLAAFAALLGPLSFGFALGCSSPVIAELGKIGDPDLRLDGDRASWFGSVVTLGAAVGGVLGGYLVDKIGRKLSLMLCSVPYVLGYIVIISAHNVWMLYFGRMLTGLASGVTSLVVPVYISEVSHPKVRGMLGSCVQLMVVTGILGAYVAGITLKWRWLAVLCSFPSCIMLLFMSFMPETPRFLLNRNKRAEAVAALCFLRGPHADHEWECQQVEASVQEEGLNLSEFKNPSIYRPLLIGVALMFFQQITGINAVMFYAETIFEEANFKDSRMASVVVSSIQVCFTAVAALIIDKTGRKVLLYISGLIMALSTALFGLYFKMALPNGNNSSNSDVWFTLNSASPGTESSISWLAVVSLGLFVAALSLKTRRRESFPEG; from the exons ATGGCTGCGGAGGAGTCTCGGTCCCTGCTGGGCCACTCCGCCTCGGACTCCGGCGCCAG AGTGCGGGACACGAAGCTGTACCTGGCCGCGTTTGCCGCCCTCCTGGGACCGCTGAGCTTCGGGTTCGCgctgggctgcagctccccCGTGATTGCGGAGCTGGGCAAGATCGGCGACCCTGACCTGAGACTGGACGGCGATCGAGCCTCGTGGTTCGGG TCAGTAGTAACGTTAGGAGCTGCTGTCGGAGGAGTACTAGGAGGCTATCTTGTGGATAAAATTGGGAGAAAGCTGAGTCTCATGCTGTGCTCAGTACCATATGTTCTTGGATATATAGTTATTATATCTGCTCATAATGTTTGGATGCTTTATTTTGGACGAATGCTGACAGGCTTGGCCAGTGGAGTTACTTCACTTGTTGTTCCA GTGTATATATCTGAAGTATCTCATCCTAAAGTCCGTGGTATGCTTGGCTCTTGTGTTCAGTTGATGGTGGTGACGGGAATACTGGGAGCCTACGTTGCAG GAATAACACTAAAATGGCGCTGGCTGGCAGTGTTGTGTTCTTTCCCATCCTGCATAATGCTATTGTTCATGTCCTTCATGCCTGAAACACCGAGATTTCTGCTGAATCGGAACAAACGCGCAGAAGCCGTAGCTGCTTTGTGCTTCCTGCGGGGACCGCACGCAGACCATGAATGGGAATGTCAGCAGGTTGAAGCCAGCGTTCAGGAGGAG GGACTGAATCTTTCTGAATTTAAGAACCCCTCAATCTACAGGCCACTTCTTATTGGTGTTGCTCTAATGTTCTTCCAGCAAATAACAGGCATTAATGCCGTTATGTTCTATGCAGAAACTATCTTTGAAGAGGCAAACTTCAAG GACAGCAGAATGGCTTCTGTTGTTGTGAGTTCCATACAAGTGTGTTTCACTGCTGTGGCTGCACTTATCATAGATAAAACTGGACGAAAAGTGCTGCTTTACATATCTG GGCTAATCATGGCTCTCAGTACTGCATTGTTTGGACTTTACTTTAAAATGGCCCTTCCAAATGGAAACAACTCATCAAACTCTGATGTATGGTTCACACTAAATTCAGCATCACCAGGAACAGAAAGCAGCATATCCTGGCTTGCAGTAGTGAGCCTAGGGCTCTTTGTTGCTG